The proteins below come from a single Verrucomicrobiota bacterium genomic window:
- a CDS encoding UDP-N-acetylmuramoyl-tripeptide--D-alanyl-D-alanine ligase, with protein MDPRPIAQIAVWLGLGVPAGDVQVQRIVTDSRIVKPGDLFVALHGEKFDGHAFLAAAKAAGAAGAVVSRPDPALHDWPQLCVADTLAALQGIAAAYRATLPLQTVSVTGSNGKTSTKEMLAAVLGVRYRAGKTLGNLNNHIGVPLTLLSFGSEHELGVVEMGTNHPGELKPLAALARSAAAVITNIGVAHIGHFHSQEAIAVEKASVAEAIGPEGFVVLNANDRFSPCIAARCRAAVTTAGLGRGEVQARDLRFHDRGVSFTLADGARAEPVELPVPGEHMVANAALAVAAGLRFGVTLAEAARALAGLQLPGGRFRVQKLREMLIVDDAYNANPDSMVAALHTVARMQSGRRKVAVLGRMAELGEESEAGHRRVGRSAAEAGFECVITVGHEAAEIGRAAAAAGSPLVRATGSHDEAVQLLRSVLRAGDVVLVKGSASAEMGRVIWGLEALEKEGKWRAP; from the coding sequence ATGGATCCTAGACCGATTGCACAGATTGCCGTCTGGTTAGGCCTGGGCGTTCCGGCCGGAGACGTCCAGGTGCAGCGCATCGTGACCGACAGCCGGATCGTGAAGCCGGGCGACCTTTTCGTGGCGTTACACGGCGAGAAATTCGACGGGCACGCGTTTCTGGCGGCGGCGAAGGCGGCGGGCGCGGCCGGTGCAGTCGTTTCGAGGCCGGATCCGGCCCTGCACGATTGGCCGCAACTGTGCGTGGCCGACACGCTGGCGGCCCTGCAGGGGATCGCGGCGGCCTACCGCGCAACGCTGCCGCTGCAAACTGTGAGCGTCACCGGCAGCAACGGCAAGACGAGCACGAAGGAGATGCTCGCGGCAGTCCTCGGCGTGCGTTACCGGGCCGGCAAAACGCTCGGCAACCTGAATAACCACATCGGCGTCCCGCTTACCTTGCTGAGCTTCGGGTCGGAACACGAATTGGGGGTGGTGGAAATGGGGACGAATCATCCGGGTGAACTCAAGCCCCTGGCGGCCCTGGCGCGATCTGCGGCAGCCGTGATCACCAACATCGGCGTGGCGCACATCGGTCATTTCCATTCCCAGGAGGCCATTGCCGTCGAAAAAGCGTCCGTCGCGGAGGCGATCGGTCCCGAAGGATTCGTGGTGCTGAACGCCAACGACCGGTTTAGCCCGTGCATCGCGGCGCGCTGCCGGGCGGCGGTGACGACCGCCGGGCTGGGGCGAGGCGAGGTCCAGGCGCGGGACCTGCGGTTTCACGATCGCGGGGTGAGTTTCACCCTGGCCGACGGCGCCCGTGCCGAGCCCGTGGAGTTGCCGGTCCCGGGCGAACACATGGTTGCCAACGCGGCGCTGGCGGTCGCCGCCGGCTTGCGATTTGGCGTCACCCTGGCCGAGGCGGCTCGCGCGTTGGCCGGCCTGCAATTGCCGGGGGGCCGATTCCGCGTGCAGAAGCTGCGGGAGATGCTCATCGTGGATGACGCCTACAACGCCAACCCGGACTCGATGGTGGCGGCGCTGCACACGGTCGCGCGCATGCAGTCCGGCAGACGCAAAGTGGCCGTGCTCGGCCGCATGGCGGAACTGGGTGAGGAGAGCGAAGCCGGTCATCGCCGGGTGGGCCGGAGCGCCGCCGAGGCCGGGTTCGAGTGCGTCATCACCGTGGGCCATGAGGCCGCCGAGATCGGGCGGGCGGCGGCCGCCGCGGGTTCGCCCCTGGTGCGCGCCACGGGATCGCACGATGAAGCGGTGCAACTCCTCCGCAGCGTGCTCCGCGCCGGGGACGTGGTTCTGGTCAAGGGCAGCGCCTCGGCCGAAATGGGCCGGGTGATTTGGGGCCTTGAAGCGCTGGAAAAGGAGGGTAAGTGGAGGGCGCCATGA